The Cydia pomonella isolate Wapato2018A chromosome 13, ilCydPomo1, whole genome shotgun sequence genome segment TAGTACCGCGATAAAAGAAGCCGCGCCGCGCGATCCCGCGTTCAAGCCAGTGACGGAAACTTTAACTCATATAAAAGCGACCGACAGCAGAGTGTTGTTAAAAGTAGTACCAGTGCGTGTACAGGGACCTAACGGTATGGTAAATAGCACCGCGCTATTGGACGATGGATCTTCCGTCTCGTTAATAAGTGCTAATCTCGCGCGACGCGTCGGACTACGTGGTAATTCACAGACATTGCGAGTTCACGGTGCGTTTAAAGATAACGAACTTGAGTACAAATCGACAAAAGTGAATGTCGACCTTAAAGGTATGGACAATAAGGTTTATAATGTTAAATTGCGTTGTGTTGAAGAATTGAGTTTGCCAATACAAACATTGTCTgttttaaaattagttaattactCTCACCTAGCtgatataaaacataaattttgtaCCACTGATTCAGAACCTGAATTATTATTAGGTCAAGATAACTTACATGTTGTAATACCTATTCAAATACGGGAGGGCAAATATAATGAGCCATCAGCTACACTCACCCGCCTCGGCTGGAGTGTCCATGGGAAAGTGTGCGTGCCGCggactgtccgtccgtccaggGGCCCGCCATCTGTCGCTGTGCATACTAACCTTTTTATTGCAGATAGCGGAGCAGATCACGATACCACATCAGATGAGTGCCTCCTAAGGGAAATCCACGAAGATGTTAGGCGCTCATTTTTGCTAGATTCCATGGGCGTGACGACGCACGTGCGGCAAAAGGCCGACGACGCCCGCGCCGTCGCGCAGCTGGAGCGCTCCGCCGAGCTCATCGATGGGCGTTGGTACGTCGGCCTTCCGTGGAAGGACGAACACCGCCCCATGCCCGACTCCCGCCCAAACGCGCTTACCAGGATGAAGGGTATTGAGCGCAAAATGGGTAAGAATCCAGGTTTCGCCGAAAGGTACCGTGAAAGGGTCAATCATTTGTTAGAAAATGATTACGCTATGGAACTAATTAACACCGAGGTCACGCCGAAGACTTATTACTTACCTCATTTCGGCGTAGACAACCCCAATAAGCAAAAACTTCGTCTGGTCTTTGATGCTGCAAGTCAGGTAAGTGGTAGCTCCCTGAACGATTATTTGCTCACAGGACCTGACCTATTGTCATCACTTTTAGGTATAATGCTGCGCTTTCGGAAACATCCAATTGCAGTAACAGGTGACATTAGAGACATGTTCTTGAGAGTCAAGATCCATCAAGATGACCAGGACGCGCTGAGGTTTCTGTGGAGAAACAACCCCACAGAAAACATGAAGACGTACGCGATGACGTCACTTATTTTCGGCGCAAATTGTGCTCCATTTGTCGcgcaatttgtaaaaaataaaaacgcccAGCGATTTGAATCGTCATTTCCCGCCGCCGTCGATGCCATCGTCAACTCGCACTACATGGACGACTACATCGACAGCCTGCCCGACGAGGCGACAGCGATCGAAATGGTAAAAAATGTCAGTTATATCCACAGGGCGGGCGGCTTTGAAATAAGAAATTGGACGAGCAACAGCGTCGCAGTTTTAAACAGCGTGCCAAAGGAGACCTTAGGCACTGCTGCTGTAAGGTTCAAAGTCGGCCAGCAACATGAGAGCGAGCGTACCTTAGGTCTCATTTGGTACCCTGCTGATGACATATTGGGCTTCGATCTGTCATTAAAACGTATACCGAGCGACGTACTTGAAGGTGAGAATAGGCCTACGAAACGTGTAATGTTAAGAGTAATTATGTCAATATTTGATGTACTAGGTTTTTTAGCACCCTTCACGATTCAAGGCCGAATTATGCTTCAAGAGGCTTGGCGCTTACAGGTGGATTGGGAGGATTACATTCCAGACCAAATTAATCACAAGTGGCGAAAATGGGTCGACCTTTTGAAGGTAATTAAAGATATCTGTATACCTAGGTGGTACTGCACAGCCGCGCGCAATGCGGTAAGGGACAGCCAATCGGCTACAGCGCGTGCGAGCGAAATGCAAGATTGTGTGGATATCGTCGCAACGGCACCTACCTCTCCCCCTGCGACCCACGCACCTACGCACAGTGCTACGAAATGCTACGAGGGCGTAGCGGCATCTACATCTGCTACGACCGCATCGAGTAGTAAGtactcatattataataatttacaaatgcatttttttagCGATGCATCTTCTCAGGCGATGTCAGCTGTGGGCTATTGGCGCTGGGAGGATAACGGCACTATTTATGTTGCATTTATTGCCAGCAAAAGCAGAGTTATGCCGATAAAACAGCTGACTATACCGAAGGCTGAGCTGCAAGC includes the following:
- the LOC133524509 gene encoding uncharacterized protein LOC133524509, which gives rise to MYKNKSSEHSSSRTQTVLLQTEEGDLKCLFCRTAVHKITECKPFKKALRKIRWQHVKKHGLCYKCIISKHERDTCKAPACDKDGCGAPHHRLLHYPVNNSARDVTAAPAPLPSASVPNNSTAIKEAAPRDPAFKPVTETLTHIKATDSRVLLKVVPVRVQGPNGMVNSTALLDDGSSVSLISANLARRVGLRGNSQTLRVHGAFKDNELEYKSTKVNVDLKGMDNKVYNVKLRCVEELSLPIQTLSVLKLVNYSHLADIKHKFCTTDSEPELLLGQDNLHVVIPIQIREGKYNEPSATLTRLGWSVHGKVCVPRTVRPSRGPPSVAVHTNLFIADSGADHDTTSDECLLREIHEDVRRSFLLDSMGVTTHVRQKADDARAVAQLERSAELIDGRWYVGLPWKDEHRPMPDSRPNALTRMKGIERKMGKNPGFAERYRERVNHLLENDYAMELINTEVTPKTYYLPHFGVDNPNKQKLRLVFDAASQVSGSSLNDYLLTGPDLLSSLLGIMLRFRKHPIAVTGDIRDMFLRVKIHQDDQDALRFLWRNNPTENMKTYAMTSLIFGANCAPFVAQFVKNKNAQRFESSFPAAVDAIVNSHYMDDYIDSLPDEATAIEMVKNVSYIHRAGGFEIRNWTSNSVAVLNSVPKETLGTAAVRFKVGQQHESERTLGLIWYPADDILGFDLSLKRIPSDVLEGENRPTKRVMLRVIMSIFDVLGFLAPFTIQGRIMLQEAWRLQVDWEDYIPDQINHKWRKWVDLLKVIKDICIPRWYCTAARNAVRDSQSATARASEMQDCVDIVATAPTSPPATHAPTHSATKCYEGVAASTSATTASSSKYSYYNNLQMHFFSDASSQAMSAVGYWRWEDNGTIYVAFIASKSRVMPIKQLTIPKAELQAALLSARLANAIGKEHKLTSTRRYFWCDSSTVLHWILNKNRTYEAFEANRLGEIDDLTRVDEWRYIPTKLNVADLATRDSFDLALQSEWFKGPSFLYADESLWPKDIIPTCNEEETGECVAVVQVRDEPACMPVPDPQRFSSWLRLTRATAAVLKFIARCKGQAVEIDCAMMERAEILLLKHAQNESFGEDLARIKAHGALHRASKLLKLSPILDEHELLRVGGRIDAASDVPLDVKRPVILDGRHQVARLIVRHYHVKAAHGSQEMVVNEIKQRYWVLRLRPTVKLVTSRCMLCRIMKSKPQVPRMGDLPEARIEHHHRPFFHCGLDLFGPMEVAVGRRREKRYGVLFTCLTVRAIHIELVASLTTDSLIMALRRMAARRGWPRHLYSDNGTNLRGADTELRRSMEALDMDVLKAEGVNNNMDWTFIPPASPHWGGAWERLIRSVKTALKVVLKERAPRDEVLTTLMAEVENMVNGRPLVHVSVDPADGESLTPNHFLLGSSSRLPLVGEFDDSDLNLRKLWRKAQRLADMFWQRWLREILPTLVPRTKWLEERKPLKVGDLVLVVDPNSPRNMWPKGLITQVIPGADGRIRLVEVRTATGTYRRSAARIAPIPVSLEC